One segment of Toxoplasma gondii ME49 chromosome VI, whole genome shotgun sequence DNA contains the following:
- a CDS encoding hypothetical protein (encoded by transcript TGME49_244360): MPSNTGNRVGKVPLLGVDLVQTDSSLSSDEFERDALVTKMCKSLLEPDVLAETKAHSSETAPTQQTNTHAFLPCRIGNADLLVLHRVLVTLYTDQIIATVFNIKGRLREFGCSHIVNTNFIAIYALFPTLYRIEWLPQQGERAVFFTIDPPNAKGWIDINDPHDRYPPSMWTAFSNFLYDKFLLSSAPNGIGGGRYGLAKYLQQLGLPFFKGFSLGQLCHVVQLAISHKFLLAYEDNVLKPVTACAVFANALLGLPDAKRRGKKCITDIREIQYCIDYLLQMYPSGFTLSTLKRKLKDLYGRELCQTVFHCAKLVDLMNLPELREVCRIAKDARHIKVVPPEISTAPDQPIGRTFSIPSLPPPPPPPQNCTGTNEQLTDMAVW, from the exons ATGCCTTCTAACACAGGAAACCGTGTGGGCAAGGTTCCACTGTTGGGCGTGGATCTTGTCCAGACTGACTCTAGCTTGTCGAGTGACGAGTTTGAGAGGGACGCACTCGTTACGAAAATGTGCAAAAGTCTTCTAGAGCCGGACGTGCTTGCTGAAACGAAGGCACATTCGTCTGAAACCGCCCCGACACAGCAAACTAATACACATG CGTTTTTACCATGTAGGATTGGCAACGCGGACCTCCTCGTACTACACCGCGTTCTCGTGACCCTCTACACCGATCAAATCATCGCCACCGTTTTCAATATTAAAGGGAGGCTTCGAGAATTTGGATGCTCCCACATAGTAAATACTAATTTT ATTGCAATATACGCTCTGTTCCCGACCCTTTACCGTATCGAGTGGTTGCCGCAGCAAGGCGAACGTGCTGTATTCTTCACGATTGATCCCCCAAACGCAAAGGGGTGGATAGACATAAACGACCCTCATGACCGTTACCCCCCCTCGATGTGGACCGCGTTCAGCAACTTCCTGTACGATAAGTTCTTgctctcctctgctccgAACGGAATTGGCGGTGGCCG GTATGGTTTGGCCAAGTATTTGCAACAGCTGGGCTTGCCATTTTTCAAAGGATTTTCGCTGGGTCAATTGTGTCACGTGGTTCAGCTTGCCATTTCTCACAAGTTCCTGCTGGCATACGAAGATAATGTCCTCAAACCAGTCACAGCCTGTGCCGTCTTTGCCAATGCTCTTCTC GGCCTTCCAGATGCAAAGCGACGTGGAAAGAAGTGCATAACAGACATTAGGGAGATCCAATACTGTATTGACTACTTGCTTCAGATGTATCCCTCAGGATTCACTTTGTCGACGCTGAAGCGAAAACTGAAAGACCT ATACGGCCGCGAACTCTGCCAGACGGTTTTCCACTGCGCGAAGCTGGTCGACTTGATGAACCTGCCAGAACTCCGCGAAGTATGCCGCATTGCAAAG GATGCAAGGCATATCAAAGTGGTGCCGCCAGAGATTTCGACAGCACCCGACCAGCCAATAGGACGAACATTCAGCATCccttcgctgcctcctccGCCACCGCCTCCTCAAAACTGTACAGGAACAAACGAACAACTGACAGACATGGCAGTCTGGTGA
- a CDS encoding TDC1, putative (encoded by transcript TGME49_244370~Predicted trans-membrane domain (TMHMM2.0):196-214:218-241:255-278:326-349:399-422:434-457:516-539), with product MRFPSLIPSLPGSCIPLLAWKHSAFWISGTPGFLFSVSECLLCAEAHSAARPCLSAAPSAVGKPRGSFFDFFPSLHCGFATMPRLRSGRDTADFPSSPSGVPSSEAGSSGSRSRLPPLGSKADEDVAAYVAELLSFPPPLVSTGKGGLQGCTCGANSSSCSCSSSSCIDWAALRLEQHRRRKQLTLLRSPVRVLRNFALSVCNFLCAAVHYLAVHRMTLWLFALSAGLFGLSFLDGPHRWYLQELWIDVRVAVWWVGLGVLSSIGLGSGMHSGLLFLFPQIYFICATAEVCGNLEFDARSNMWENVLKPGEYFACGPLSASGDGARVTFLGLVWKAFPYALLWGFGTALGELPPYAASYAAARSKLADEEFAELEEEIRAGKPSMVTRMKVWMLELVQNYGALSVFLLSCWPNMLFDLCGIVCGHFMMPFWEFFIALFLGKAVVKTFMQIAFFVFLFSPRYDHLRAHFVGEVARIWPISTIVENKYGGVAQFEQFVLKEINYLRAGIEKKGPDATGWSVSTVFGGIVAAFIFLFCLACIEQFSQIYQKNKDEELNARIAEMLDEQDHSCSPFTDKKRNKVHKSS from the coding sequence atgcgctttccTTCATTGATCCCGTCACTGCCTGGCAGCTGCATCCCACTTCTTGCATGGAAACATTCGGCATTCTGGATTTCTGGGACGCCTGGgttcctgttttctgtttccgaGTGTCTTCTGTGTGCGGAGGCACACAGTGCAGCGCGTCCGTGTTTGTCCGCCGCTCCCTCGGCGGTAGGCAAGCCGCGAGGCTCTTTTTTCGACTTTTTCCCGTCTCTGCACTGCGGCTTCGCCACGATGCCGCGGCTGCGGTCCGGTCGTGACACAGCTGACTTCCCCAGCTCCCCTTCGGGGGTTCCGAGTTCAGAGGCAGGGAGCTCCGGTTCCAGGAGCCGTCTCCCTCCCCTAGGGAGCAAAGCCGATGAGGACGTGGCTGCTTATGTGGCCGAgctcctttcctttcctccgcctctcgTTTCCACGGGGAAGGGCGGTCTCCAGGGATGCACATGCGGAGCGAACAGCAGCAgttgcagctgcagcagtAGCAGCTGCATCGACTGGGCAGCGCTACGCTTGGAGCAACACAGGCGGCGCAAACAGTTGACGCTTCTCCGGTCACCCGTTCGCGTCCTGAGGAACTTCGCGCTCAGCGTCTGCAACTTCCTCTGCGCCGCTGTCCATTACTTGGCTGTGCACCGCATGACTCTTTGGCTGTTTGCGCTCTCCGCGGGGCTCTTCGGGCTGAGCTTTTTGGACGGCCCCCATCGGTGGTATCTTCAGGAGCTGTGGATCGACGTACGTGTCGCGGTGTGGTGGGTCGGCCTGGGCGTCCTCAGCTCGATAGGCCTCGGCAGCGGCATGCATAGCGGCCTGTTGTTCCTCTTTCCGCAGATCTACTTCATCTGCGCGACCGCCGAAGTGTGTGGTAACCTCGAGTTCGATGCCCGGTCCAACATGTGGGAGAACGTGCTGAAACCCGGCGAATATTTCGCCTGCGggcctctctcggcttctggaGACGGCGCAAGGGTGACTTTTCTCGGGCTCGTGTGGAAGGCGTTTCCCTACGCGCTCTTGTGGGGTTTCGGGACTGCTCTGGGGGAGCTGCCGCCGTACGCCGCCTCCTACGCGGCTGCACGGAGCAAGTTGGCTGACGAAGAGTTTGCGGAACTGGAGGAGGAAATCCGAGCCGGAAAACCCTCTATGGTGACCCGCATGAAGGTGTGGATGCTGGAACTCGTGCAAAACTACGGTGCCTTGTCCGTGTTCCTGCTCTCGTGCTGGCCAAACATGCTGTTCGACCTCTGCGGCATCGTCTGCGGCCACTTCATGATGCCGTTCTGGGAGTTCTTCATCGCGCTGTTTCTGGGAAAGGCGGTTGTCAAGACCTTCATGCAAATCGCCTTCTTCGtattcctcttctcgccgagATACGACCACCTACGCGCACACTTCGTGGGAGAAGTCGCACGGATCTGGCCCATCAGCACGATCGTCGAGAACAAGTACGGCGGCGTGGCGCAGTTCGAACAGTTTGTGCTCAAGGAAATCAACTACTTGCGTGCAGGGATTGAGAAGAAGGGCCCAGACGCGACCGGCTGGTCCGTCTCCACAGTATTCGGGGGCATTGTCGCGGCCTtcatttttctcttctgccttgcatgcatcgagcAGTTCAGTCAGATCTaccagaaaaacaaagacgaagaactgaATGCCCGCATCGCCGAAATGCTCGACGAACAAGACCACTCATGCTCGCCCTTCACTgacaaaaaacgaaacaaagTTCACAAGTCGTCCTAA